In Daphnia pulicaria isolate SC F1-1A chromosome 5, SC_F0-13Bv2, whole genome shotgun sequence, a single genomic region encodes these proteins:
- the LOC124340828 gene encoding dual 3',5'-cyclic-AMP and -GMP phosphodiesterase 11-like isoform X2 — MDCAYESIYGLGVGLSMRGAMVVKSNQMISQWSGCVSEVPKLPAYSVACSRSSMESLPPPVSWNSLTSRRPMGAAASRGGEDSSRATAELTKANSSEYHVGLSQTPSTPAPTGANLHTSAAGYYSSYCGITGSAGSSVLAPATSTGGAGAPGSAGYRDHGDQSSGEWDVRRWNEERERDRETWINDPEWLRVESWLDEHPNFCLDYFLRKATRPMIDEWLVSHSLPSAGASAAETDTISPSGQQLQLGNNGKTGIATPVRKISAHEFEKGGLLRPLVTNVEGTVTFLTQTTSEETHALINSTIKPFRRNRNELKSLDEKEIIFELVKDICNDLDVRSLCHKILQNVSILTKADRCSLFLVQGERGSDSRCLVSKLFDVCSQSTLKEMEKKEEIHIPWGSGIVGYVAQSGEAVNIPDAYKDERFNHKVDAKTGYHTRSMLCLPIKDSNNEVIGVAQVINKQGDNEATFTTHDSQVFAGYLQFCGIGLKNAQLYERSQLEIKRNQVLLDLARMVFEEQSTTETVVDRILAHTQSLIQCQRCQVLLVHEESKGTFFRVFNYPKASEEDLQNPGTSPNESRFPINVGITSYVATTAETVNVVDAYEDQRFDRSVDDGKDFKHKTILCMPIKNSKGHTIGVIQLVNKFNNLPFTQNDENFVEAFSIFCGMGIYNTNMFEKAIAAENKQRVILEVLSYHATAPVEEASKLKKAIVPSAIAYRLHDYRFNDFSLEDEETLKACLRMFLDLDLIERFHIDYEVLCRWLLSVKKNYRNVTYHNWRHAFNVAQMMFAIVTGTRWWEILGEIEVLSLIMACLCHDLDHRGTNNSFQIQTKSSLAMLYSTSTMERHHFDQCLMILSSQGCQILSNVSKDEHKAIIKVLEEAIISTDLAVYFKKRKAFFDLVEDRSYDWWQDGHRELLRGMMMTACDVAAITKPWEVQWKVADLVANEFFEQGDIERKEYNKIPSDMMDREKKDQLPAMQVGFIDSICLPVYNAFSSVNEKLTPLLDGVQANRKTWQSLADSYNQRLEDQKEDDIPEQKRKLEHQHSQPQQPSPQVNGQISPVEA, encoded by the exons gagcagcagcttCGCGCGGTGGAGAGGATTCGTCGCGAGCAACGGCCGAGCTGACGAAAGCCAATTCGAGTGAATATCACGTCGGTCTTTCGCAAACTCCGTCGACGCCGGCGCCTACGGGGGCTAACCTTCACACTTCAGCAGCAGGTTATTATTCTTCCTATTGTGGCATCACCGGATCAGCCGGATCATCCGTACTGGCACCGGCAACATCTACAGGAGGGGCTGGCGCCCCCGGTTCCGCCGGCTACCGCGATCACGGCGACCAATCCAGCGGCGAGTGGGACGTGAGAAGATGGAACGAAGAGCGCGAAAGAGATCGGGAAACTTGGATCAACGACCCGGAATGGCTCCGCGTCGAGTCTTGGCTCGACGAACACCCCAACTTTTGTCTCGACTACTTTCTCAG GAAAGCCACTCGGCCGATGATCGACGAATGGCTGGTGTCGCATTCACTCCCCAGTGCAGGGGCATCAGCTGCCGAAACGGACACGATTTCGCCTAGTGGCCAACAACTGCAACTGGGCAACAATGGGAAAACTGGGATTGCGACTCCCGTTCGCAAGATTTCTGCTCACGAATTTGAGAAGGGAGGTCTGCTCCGACCGCTGGTTACCAACGTCGAAGGCACGGTGACGTTCCTGACCCAAACGACCAGCGAAGAGACACACGCCCTCATCAACAGCACAATTAAACCGTTCCGGCGGAATCGGAACGAGCTCAAATCACTCGACGAGAAAGAGATCATCTTCGAACTGGTGAAAGACATTTGCAACGACCTGGATGTGCGTAGCCTATGCCACAAAATTCTCCAG AATGTCAGCATCCTGACGAAAGCGGATCGATGTTCACTATTCCTGGTGCAGGGTGAACGAGGGTCCGATTCGCGCTGCctcgtttccaaacttttcgACGTCTGTTCTCAATCCACTTTgaaggaaatggaaaaaaaggaagaaattcaCATCCCGTGGGGATCCGGAATTGTGGGCTACGTAGCTCAAAGTGGCGAAGCAGTCAACATACCTGATGCATACAAA GACGAACGCTTCAATCATAAAGTGGATGCCAAGACCGGCTATCACACACGCTCAATGCTCTGTCTGCCCATCAAAGACTCGAATAACGAAGTCATTGGAGTCGCCCAAGTCATCAACAAACAGGGAGATAACGAAGCCACGTTTACGACTCACGATAGCCAGGTGTTCGCCGGCTATCTCCAGTTCTGCGGCATTGGTCTCAAAAACGCGCAACTCTACGAGCGCAGCCAATTAGAAATTAAGCGCAATCAG GTTTTATTGGATTTAGCTCGTATGGTCTTTGAGGAGCAAAGTACGACCGAGACCGTGGTCGACCGCATCTTAGCACATACGCAATCACTGATTCAGTGTCAGCGTTGCCAG GTATTACTAGTCCACGAAGAGTCGAAAGGAACGTTTTTCCGTGTATTCAATTATCCCAAAGCCAGCGAAGAGGACCTGCAAAATCCTGGAACTAG TCCTAatgaaagtcgatttccgattAACGTGGGCATCACGAGCTACGTCGCAACTACCGCAGAG ACAGTGAATGTAGTGGACGCCTACGAGGATCAACGTTTCGATCGTTCAGTCGACGACGGGAAGGATTTCAAACACAAAACCATTCTGTGCATGCCAATCAAGAATTCCAAAGGTCACACCATTGGCGTCATTCAG TTAGTCAACAAATTCAACAACTTGCCCTTCACCCAGAATGACGAGAACTTTGTCGAAGCTTTCTCCATCTTTTGCGGCATGGGCATCTACAACACCAACAT gTTCGAGAAAGCCATAGCGGCCGAAAATAAGCAGCGCGTCATACTCGAAGTGTTGAGCTATCACGCTACCGCACCGGTCGAAGAAGCATCCAAGTTGAag AAAGCCATCGTCCCGTCGGCCATAGCGTATCGGCTGCACGACTACCGTTTCAACGACTTTAGTTTGGAGGACGAAGAAACATTAAAG GCCTGTCTGCGAATGTTTCTAGATTTGGATTTGATCGAGAGATTTCACATCGATTACGAAGTTCTCTGTCGATGGCTGTTGAGCGTCAAGAAGAACTACCGCAACGTGACTTACCATAATTGGAGGCACGCCTTTAACGTCGCTCAAATGATGTTCGCCATCGTGACG GGAACACGATGGTGGGAAATTTTGGGCGAAATCGAGGTTCTTTCGCTAATAATGGCTTGTTTGTGTCACGATCTCGACCACAGGGGAACCAATAATTCCTTTCAAATCCA AACAAAATCGTCGCTCGCAATGCTGTACTCTACATCGACGATGGAAAGGCACCATTTCGACCAATGTCTCATGATTTTAAGTAGTCAG GGCTGTCAGATACTGAGCAACGTGTCCAAGGACGAGCATAAGGCAATCATCAAAGTCCTGGAAGAAGCCATCATATCAACCGACTTGGCTGTTTATTTCAA GAAACGAAAAGCCTTCTTTGATTTAGTTGAGGACCGGTCGTACGATTGGTGGCAGGATGGTCACCGGGAGCTGTTGCGCGGCATGATGATGACTGCGTGCGACGTGGCGGCCATCACCAAGCCGTGGGAGGTGCAGTGGAAGGTGGCCGACTTGGTTGCAAACGAGTTCTTTGAACAGGGTGACATCGAGCGCAAGGAATACAATAAAATTCCTAGT GACATGATGGATCGAGAAAAGAAAGATCAGCTACCTGCTATGCAAGTAGGATTTATCGACTCTATCTGTCTACCAGTCTATAAC GCATTTTCCTCGGTTAATGAAAAACTAACTCCTCTGCTGGACGGAGTCCAGGCCAATCGAAAGACTTGGCAGTCGCTGGCTGATTCCTACAATCAGCGTTTGGAGGATCAGAAGGAAGACGACATCCCcgagcaaaaaagaaaactggagCATCAGCACTCACAGCCGCAACAGCCGTCTCCGCAAGTGAATGGCCAGATTAGTCCCGTCGAGGCTTAA
- the LOC124340828 gene encoding dual 3',5'-cyclic-AMP and -GMP phosphodiesterase 11-like isoform X4 — protein MAMVQLILNSQSCEPRKLVSRGGVESKMWRTETLRNQITRAAASRGGEDSSRATAELTKANSSEYHVGLSQTPSTPAPTGANLHTSAAGYYSSYCGITGSAGSSVLAPATSTGGAGAPGSAGYRDHGDQSSGEWDVRRWNEERERDRETWINDPEWLRVESWLDEHPNFCLDYFLRKATRPMIDEWLVSHSLPSAGASAAETDTISPSGQQLQLGNNGKTGIATPVRKISAHEFEKGGLLRPLVTNVEGTVTFLTQTTSEETHALINSTIKPFRRNRNELKSLDEKEIIFELVKDICNDLDVRSLCHKILQNVSILTKADRCSLFLVQGERGSDSRCLVSKLFDVCSQSTLKEMEKKEEIHIPWGSGIVGYVAQSGEAVNIPDAYKDERFNHKVDAKTGYHTRSMLCLPIKDSNNEVIGVAQVINKQGDNEATFTTHDSQVFAGYLQFCGIGLKNAQLYERSQLEIKRNQVLLDLARMVFEEQSTTETVVDRILAHTQSLIQCQRCQVLLVHEESKGTFFRVFNYPKASEEDLQNPGTRFPFSPNESRFPINVGITSYVATTAETVNVVDAYEDQRFDRSVDDGKDFKHKTILCMPIKNSKGHTIGVIQLVNKFNNLPFTQNDENFVEAFSIFCGMGIYNTNMFEKAIAAENKQRVILEVLSYHATAPVEEASKLKKAIVPSAIAYRLHDYRFNDFSLEDEETLKACLRMFLDLDLIERFHIDYEVLCRWLLSVKKNYRNVTYHNWRHAFNVAQMMFAIVTGTRWWEILGEIEVLSLIMACLCHDLDHRGTNNSFQIQTKSSLAMLYSTSTMERHHFDQCLMILSSQGCQILSNVSKDEHKAIIKVLEEAIISTDLAVYFKKRKAFFDLVEDRSYDWWQDGHRELLRGMMMTACDVAAITKPWEVQWKVADLVANEFFEQGDIERKEYNKIPSDMMDREKKDQLPAMQVGFIDSICLPVYNAFSSVNEKLTPLLDGVQANRKTWQSLADSYNQRLEDQKEDDIPEQKRKLEHQHSQPQQPSPQVNGQISPVEA, from the exons ATGGCGATGGTCCAACTCATCTTGAATTCACAATCCTGCGAGCCAAGAAAGTTAGTGAGTCGTGGTGGCGTTGAATCTAAAATGTGGCGAACGGAAACTCTgcgaaatcaaataacaa gagcagcagcttCGCGCGGTGGAGAGGATTCGTCGCGAGCAACGGCCGAGCTGACGAAAGCCAATTCGAGTGAATATCACGTCGGTCTTTCGCAAACTCCGTCGACGCCGGCGCCTACGGGGGCTAACCTTCACACTTCAGCAGCAGGTTATTATTCTTCCTATTGTGGCATCACCGGATCAGCCGGATCATCCGTACTGGCACCGGCAACATCTACAGGAGGGGCTGGCGCCCCCGGTTCCGCCGGCTACCGCGATCACGGCGACCAATCCAGCGGCGAGTGGGACGTGAGAAGATGGAACGAAGAGCGCGAAAGAGATCGGGAAACTTGGATCAACGACCCGGAATGGCTCCGCGTCGAGTCTTGGCTCGACGAACACCCCAACTTTTGTCTCGACTACTTTCTCAG GAAAGCCACTCGGCCGATGATCGACGAATGGCTGGTGTCGCATTCACTCCCCAGTGCAGGGGCATCAGCTGCCGAAACGGACACGATTTCGCCTAGTGGCCAACAACTGCAACTGGGCAACAATGGGAAAACTGGGATTGCGACTCCCGTTCGCAAGATTTCTGCTCACGAATTTGAGAAGGGAGGTCTGCTCCGACCGCTGGTTACCAACGTCGAAGGCACGGTGACGTTCCTGACCCAAACGACCAGCGAAGAGACACACGCCCTCATCAACAGCACAATTAAACCGTTCCGGCGGAATCGGAACGAGCTCAAATCACTCGACGAGAAAGAGATCATCTTCGAACTGGTGAAAGACATTTGCAACGACCTGGATGTGCGTAGCCTATGCCACAAAATTCTCCAG AATGTCAGCATCCTGACGAAAGCGGATCGATGTTCACTATTCCTGGTGCAGGGTGAACGAGGGTCCGATTCGCGCTGCctcgtttccaaacttttcgACGTCTGTTCTCAATCCACTTTgaaggaaatggaaaaaaaggaagaaattcaCATCCCGTGGGGATCCGGAATTGTGGGCTACGTAGCTCAAAGTGGCGAAGCAGTCAACATACCTGATGCATACAAA GACGAACGCTTCAATCATAAAGTGGATGCCAAGACCGGCTATCACACACGCTCAATGCTCTGTCTGCCCATCAAAGACTCGAATAACGAAGTCATTGGAGTCGCCCAAGTCATCAACAAACAGGGAGATAACGAAGCCACGTTTACGACTCACGATAGCCAGGTGTTCGCCGGCTATCTCCAGTTCTGCGGCATTGGTCTCAAAAACGCGCAACTCTACGAGCGCAGCCAATTAGAAATTAAGCGCAATCAG GTTTTATTGGATTTAGCTCGTATGGTCTTTGAGGAGCAAAGTACGACCGAGACCGTGGTCGACCGCATCTTAGCACATACGCAATCACTGATTCAGTGTCAGCGTTGCCAG GTATTACTAGTCCACGAAGAGTCGAAAGGAACGTTTTTCCGTGTATTCAATTATCCCAAAGCCAGCGAAGAGGACCTGCAAAATCCTGGAACTAG GTTTCCTTTCAGTCCTAatgaaagtcgatttccgattAACGTGGGCATCACGAGCTACGTCGCAACTACCGCAGAG ACAGTGAATGTAGTGGACGCCTACGAGGATCAACGTTTCGATCGTTCAGTCGACGACGGGAAGGATTTCAAACACAAAACCATTCTGTGCATGCCAATCAAGAATTCCAAAGGTCACACCATTGGCGTCATTCAG TTAGTCAACAAATTCAACAACTTGCCCTTCACCCAGAATGACGAGAACTTTGTCGAAGCTTTCTCCATCTTTTGCGGCATGGGCATCTACAACACCAACAT gTTCGAGAAAGCCATAGCGGCCGAAAATAAGCAGCGCGTCATACTCGAAGTGTTGAGCTATCACGCTACCGCACCGGTCGAAGAAGCATCCAAGTTGAag AAAGCCATCGTCCCGTCGGCCATAGCGTATCGGCTGCACGACTACCGTTTCAACGACTTTAGTTTGGAGGACGAAGAAACATTAAAG GCCTGTCTGCGAATGTTTCTAGATTTGGATTTGATCGAGAGATTTCACATCGATTACGAAGTTCTCTGTCGATGGCTGTTGAGCGTCAAGAAGAACTACCGCAACGTGACTTACCATAATTGGAGGCACGCCTTTAACGTCGCTCAAATGATGTTCGCCATCGTGACG GGAACACGATGGTGGGAAATTTTGGGCGAAATCGAGGTTCTTTCGCTAATAATGGCTTGTTTGTGTCACGATCTCGACCACAGGGGAACCAATAATTCCTTTCAAATCCA AACAAAATCGTCGCTCGCAATGCTGTACTCTACATCGACGATGGAAAGGCACCATTTCGACCAATGTCTCATGATTTTAAGTAGTCAG GGCTGTCAGATACTGAGCAACGTGTCCAAGGACGAGCATAAGGCAATCATCAAAGTCCTGGAAGAAGCCATCATATCAACCGACTTGGCTGTTTATTTCAA GAAACGAAAAGCCTTCTTTGATTTAGTTGAGGACCGGTCGTACGATTGGTGGCAGGATGGTCACCGGGAGCTGTTGCGCGGCATGATGATGACTGCGTGCGACGTGGCGGCCATCACCAAGCCGTGGGAGGTGCAGTGGAAGGTGGCCGACTTGGTTGCAAACGAGTTCTTTGAACAGGGTGACATCGAGCGCAAGGAATACAATAAAATTCCTAGT GACATGATGGATCGAGAAAAGAAAGATCAGCTACCTGCTATGCAAGTAGGATTTATCGACTCTATCTGTCTACCAGTCTATAAC GCATTTTCCTCGGTTAATGAAAAACTAACTCCTCTGCTGGACGGAGTCCAGGCCAATCGAAAGACTTGGCAGTCGCTGGCTGATTCCTACAATCAGCGTTTGGAGGATCAGAAGGAAGACGACATCCCcgagcaaaaaagaaaactggagCATCAGCACTCACAGCCGCAACAGCCGTCTCCGCAAGTGAATGGCCAGATTAGTCCCGTCGAGGCTTAA
- the LOC124340828 gene encoding dual 3',5'-cyclic-AMP and -GMP phosphodiesterase 11-like isoform X1: protein MDCAYESIYGLGVGLSMRGAMVVKSNQMISQWSGCVSEVPKLPAYSVACSRSSMESLPPPVSWNSLTSRRPMGAAASRGGEDSSRATAELTKANSSEYHVGLSQTPSTPAPTGANLHTSAAGYYSSYCGITGSAGSSVLAPATSTGGAGAPGSAGYRDHGDQSSGEWDVRRWNEERERDRETWINDPEWLRVESWLDEHPNFCLDYFLRKATRPMIDEWLVSHSLPSAGASAAETDTISPSGQQLQLGNNGKTGIATPVRKISAHEFEKGGLLRPLVTNVEGTVTFLTQTTSEETHALINSTIKPFRRNRNELKSLDEKEIIFELVKDICNDLDVRSLCHKILQNVSILTKADRCSLFLVQGERGSDSRCLVSKLFDVCSQSTLKEMEKKEEIHIPWGSGIVGYVAQSGEAVNIPDAYKDERFNHKVDAKTGYHTRSMLCLPIKDSNNEVIGVAQVINKQGDNEATFTTHDSQVFAGYLQFCGIGLKNAQLYERSQLEIKRNQVLLDLARMVFEEQSTTETVVDRILAHTQSLIQCQRCQVLLVHEESKGTFFRVFNYPKASEEDLQNPGTRFPFSPNESRFPINVGITSYVATTAETVNVVDAYEDQRFDRSVDDGKDFKHKTILCMPIKNSKGHTIGVIQLVNKFNNLPFTQNDENFVEAFSIFCGMGIYNTNMFEKAIAAENKQRVILEVLSYHATAPVEEASKLKKAIVPSAIAYRLHDYRFNDFSLEDEETLKACLRMFLDLDLIERFHIDYEVLCRWLLSVKKNYRNVTYHNWRHAFNVAQMMFAIVTGTRWWEILGEIEVLSLIMACLCHDLDHRGTNNSFQIQTKSSLAMLYSTSTMERHHFDQCLMILSSQGCQILSNVSKDEHKAIIKVLEEAIISTDLAVYFKKRKAFFDLVEDRSYDWWQDGHRELLRGMMMTACDVAAITKPWEVQWKVADLVANEFFEQGDIERKEYNKIPSDMMDREKKDQLPAMQVGFIDSICLPVYNAFSSVNEKLTPLLDGVQANRKTWQSLADSYNQRLEDQKEDDIPEQKRKLEHQHSQPQQPSPQVNGQISPVEA from the exons gagcagcagcttCGCGCGGTGGAGAGGATTCGTCGCGAGCAACGGCCGAGCTGACGAAAGCCAATTCGAGTGAATATCACGTCGGTCTTTCGCAAACTCCGTCGACGCCGGCGCCTACGGGGGCTAACCTTCACACTTCAGCAGCAGGTTATTATTCTTCCTATTGTGGCATCACCGGATCAGCCGGATCATCCGTACTGGCACCGGCAACATCTACAGGAGGGGCTGGCGCCCCCGGTTCCGCCGGCTACCGCGATCACGGCGACCAATCCAGCGGCGAGTGGGACGTGAGAAGATGGAACGAAGAGCGCGAAAGAGATCGGGAAACTTGGATCAACGACCCGGAATGGCTCCGCGTCGAGTCTTGGCTCGACGAACACCCCAACTTTTGTCTCGACTACTTTCTCAG GAAAGCCACTCGGCCGATGATCGACGAATGGCTGGTGTCGCATTCACTCCCCAGTGCAGGGGCATCAGCTGCCGAAACGGACACGATTTCGCCTAGTGGCCAACAACTGCAACTGGGCAACAATGGGAAAACTGGGATTGCGACTCCCGTTCGCAAGATTTCTGCTCACGAATTTGAGAAGGGAGGTCTGCTCCGACCGCTGGTTACCAACGTCGAAGGCACGGTGACGTTCCTGACCCAAACGACCAGCGAAGAGACACACGCCCTCATCAACAGCACAATTAAACCGTTCCGGCGGAATCGGAACGAGCTCAAATCACTCGACGAGAAAGAGATCATCTTCGAACTGGTGAAAGACATTTGCAACGACCTGGATGTGCGTAGCCTATGCCACAAAATTCTCCAG AATGTCAGCATCCTGACGAAAGCGGATCGATGTTCACTATTCCTGGTGCAGGGTGAACGAGGGTCCGATTCGCGCTGCctcgtttccaaacttttcgACGTCTGTTCTCAATCCACTTTgaaggaaatggaaaaaaaggaagaaattcaCATCCCGTGGGGATCCGGAATTGTGGGCTACGTAGCTCAAAGTGGCGAAGCAGTCAACATACCTGATGCATACAAA GACGAACGCTTCAATCATAAAGTGGATGCCAAGACCGGCTATCACACACGCTCAATGCTCTGTCTGCCCATCAAAGACTCGAATAACGAAGTCATTGGAGTCGCCCAAGTCATCAACAAACAGGGAGATAACGAAGCCACGTTTACGACTCACGATAGCCAGGTGTTCGCCGGCTATCTCCAGTTCTGCGGCATTGGTCTCAAAAACGCGCAACTCTACGAGCGCAGCCAATTAGAAATTAAGCGCAATCAG GTTTTATTGGATTTAGCTCGTATGGTCTTTGAGGAGCAAAGTACGACCGAGACCGTGGTCGACCGCATCTTAGCACATACGCAATCACTGATTCAGTGTCAGCGTTGCCAG GTATTACTAGTCCACGAAGAGTCGAAAGGAACGTTTTTCCGTGTATTCAATTATCCCAAAGCCAGCGAAGAGGACCTGCAAAATCCTGGAACTAG GTTTCCTTTCAGTCCTAatgaaagtcgatttccgattAACGTGGGCATCACGAGCTACGTCGCAACTACCGCAGAG ACAGTGAATGTAGTGGACGCCTACGAGGATCAACGTTTCGATCGTTCAGTCGACGACGGGAAGGATTTCAAACACAAAACCATTCTGTGCATGCCAATCAAGAATTCCAAAGGTCACACCATTGGCGTCATTCAG TTAGTCAACAAATTCAACAACTTGCCCTTCACCCAGAATGACGAGAACTTTGTCGAAGCTTTCTCCATCTTTTGCGGCATGGGCATCTACAACACCAACAT gTTCGAGAAAGCCATAGCGGCCGAAAATAAGCAGCGCGTCATACTCGAAGTGTTGAGCTATCACGCTACCGCACCGGTCGAAGAAGCATCCAAGTTGAag AAAGCCATCGTCCCGTCGGCCATAGCGTATCGGCTGCACGACTACCGTTTCAACGACTTTAGTTTGGAGGACGAAGAAACATTAAAG GCCTGTCTGCGAATGTTTCTAGATTTGGATTTGATCGAGAGATTTCACATCGATTACGAAGTTCTCTGTCGATGGCTGTTGAGCGTCAAGAAGAACTACCGCAACGTGACTTACCATAATTGGAGGCACGCCTTTAACGTCGCTCAAATGATGTTCGCCATCGTGACG GGAACACGATGGTGGGAAATTTTGGGCGAAATCGAGGTTCTTTCGCTAATAATGGCTTGTTTGTGTCACGATCTCGACCACAGGGGAACCAATAATTCCTTTCAAATCCA AACAAAATCGTCGCTCGCAATGCTGTACTCTACATCGACGATGGAAAGGCACCATTTCGACCAATGTCTCATGATTTTAAGTAGTCAG GGCTGTCAGATACTGAGCAACGTGTCCAAGGACGAGCATAAGGCAATCATCAAAGTCCTGGAAGAAGCCATCATATCAACCGACTTGGCTGTTTATTTCAA GAAACGAAAAGCCTTCTTTGATTTAGTTGAGGACCGGTCGTACGATTGGTGGCAGGATGGTCACCGGGAGCTGTTGCGCGGCATGATGATGACTGCGTGCGACGTGGCGGCCATCACCAAGCCGTGGGAGGTGCAGTGGAAGGTGGCCGACTTGGTTGCAAACGAGTTCTTTGAACAGGGTGACATCGAGCGCAAGGAATACAATAAAATTCCTAGT GACATGATGGATCGAGAAAAGAAAGATCAGCTACCTGCTATGCAAGTAGGATTTATCGACTCTATCTGTCTACCAGTCTATAAC GCATTTTCCTCGGTTAATGAAAAACTAACTCCTCTGCTGGACGGAGTCCAGGCCAATCGAAAGACTTGGCAGTCGCTGGCTGATTCCTACAATCAGCGTTTGGAGGATCAGAAGGAAGACGACATCCCcgagcaaaaaagaaaactggagCATCAGCACTCACAGCCGCAACAGCCGTCTCCGCAAGTGAATGGCCAGATTAGTCCCGTCGAGGCTTAA